The following are encoded in a window of Ricinus communis isolate WT05 ecotype wild-type chromosome 4, ASM1957865v1, whole genome shotgun sequence genomic DNA:
- the LOC8258884 gene encoding galactan beta-1,4-galactosyltransferase GALS3, with protein sequence MGKEREKERGGGGGGDKKMFIGVVMNCAAELKLLLTALLILCTIATLLQFLPSRFTISTSDLRFCISRITTTTTTTTTTTSIALPLNSSSVSPQSSPPSSLQQPEEQLTPNGTVKRAFYPHGAAAYNFIAMGAYRGGFDTFAIVGLSSKPLHLYAKPTYQCEWVPHKNSSSGGSDPITAVAYKILPDWGYGRVYTVVVVNCTFAQPINSDNSGGKLFLHASTSGGGDRDFNITDRFEVLQEPPGNLNISLFTTKPKYDYLYCGSSLYGGLSPQRVREWMAYHVRLFGERSHFVIHDAGGVHEEVLEVLKPWMELGYVTLQDIRDQERFDGYYHNQFMVVNDCLHRYKFVAKWIFFFDVDEYIYIPPKNTIKSVLDSLSDYNQFTFEQMPMSSKLCLSADYGRYYRKWGFEKLVYRDIKRGIRRDRKYAIQPRNVFATGVHMSQNLAGKTNHKTESKIKYFHYHGTIAQRREPCRNLLNVTEINFENNPYVLDTTMRDIAWSVKKFEQKMIGSRLQSTRQ encoded by the exons ATGGgtaaagaaagagagaaagaaagaggaggaggaggaggaggagacaagaaaatgtttataggaGTCGTAATGAACTGTGCAGCGGAGCTTAAGCTTCTTTTAACGGctcttttaattctttgtaCTATTGCTACTCTTTTACAGTTTCTGCCATCTCGTTTCACCATCTCTACTTCTGATCTCCGTTTCTGCATTTCGAGAATCACAACCACCacaaccaccaccaccaccaccacctctATTGCCTTACCTTTGAATTCTTCCTCTGTTTCTCCTCAGTCTTCTCCTCCATCGTCTTTACAACAACCTGAAGAACAGCTCACTCCGAATGGTACCGTCAAAAGAGCCTTTTATCCACATGGCGCCGCGGCTTATAACTTTATCGCCATGGGTGCTTATAGAGGTGGGTTTGACACTTTTGCTATTGTAGGTCTCTCTTCAAAGCCTCTCCATCTTTACGCCAAACCCACTTACCAGTGCGAGTGGGTCCCGCATAAAAACTCCTCCTCTGGAGGCAGCGACCCCATCACCGCCGTTGCTTATAAGATCCTTCCAGATTGGGGTTACGGCCGTGTTTACACGGTTGTGGTGGTGAATTGCACCTTCGCACAACCCATTAACTCTGATAATTCAGGTGGCAAATTGTTCCTGCATGCTTCTACATCCGGCGGTGGTGATAGAGACTTCAACATTACGGATAGATTTGAGGTTTTGCAAGAGCCACCCGGTAATTTAAACATTAGTTTGTTCACTACAAAGCCGAAGTATGACTATTTGTATTGTGGGTCTTCTCTTTATGGAGGCTTAAGCCCACAAAGAGTAAGAGAATGGATGGCCTATCACGTGAGGCTATTCGGTGAAAGATCTCATTTTGTTATACATGATGCTGGTGGTGTTCATGAAGAGGTTTTAGAGGTTTTGAAGCCATGGATGGAATTGGGTTATGTTACATTGCAAGATATAAGAGACCAAGAACGGTTTGATGGGTATTATCATAATCAGTTTATGGTGGTGAATGACTGTTTGCACAGATATAAGTTTGTGGCCAAGTggatcttcttctttgatgttgATGAGTACATTTACATCCCTCCAAAGAACACTATAAAGTCTGTTCTTGATTCTCTCTCAGATTATAATCAATTCACTTTTGAGCAGATGCCCATGAGCAGCAAGCTCTGTCTCTCTGCTGATTATGGTAGATATTACAG GAAATGGGGGTTTGAGAAGCTTGTCTATAGAGATATCAAGAGGGGTATAAGGAGGGACCGCAAATACGCAATCCAGCCGCGCAATGTCTTCGCAACTGGGGTGCACATGTCGCAGAACCTAGCTGGGAAGACGAATCACAAGACAGAGAGCAAGATCAAATACTTCCATTATCACGGAACAATAGCGCAGCGGCGCGAACCGTGCCGGAACTTGCTCAATGTAACAGAAATCAactttgaaaacaacccttatgTTCTGGATACCACAATGCGCGACATTGCTTGGTCTGTGAAGAAATTCGAGCAGAAGATGATTGGTTCAAGGTTACAAAGCACACGGCAATGA